From the Suncus etruscus isolate mSunEtr1 chromosome 19, mSunEtr1.pri.cur, whole genome shotgun sequence genome, one window contains:
- the HMGCS2 gene encoding hydroxymethylglutaryl-CoA synthase, mitochondrial — translation MQRLLTPVKKVLQVKRVIHEASLMPARLLLAAHQKFSTVPAAPLAKRDTWPKDVGIVALEVYFPAQYVDQTDLEKYNKVEAGKYTVGLGQTRMGFCSVQEDINSLCLTVVQRLMERIQLPWDAIGRLEVGTETIIDKSKAVKTVLMELFQDSGNTDIEGIDTTNACYGGTASLFNAANWMESSSWDGRYALVVCGDIAVYPNGTARPTGGAGAVAMLIGPEAPLALERGLRGTHMENVYDFYKPDGSTEYPMLDGKLSMHCYSKALDRCYAYYRQKIQKQWKQAGIDRPFTLDDLQFMIFHTPFCKMVQKSLARLMLNDFLSASSDNQASRYKGLEAFRGLKIEDTYTNRDLEKVLAKVSLDTFNKKTKASLYLSTNNGNMYTSSLYGCLASLLSQHSAKELAGSRIGAFSYGSGLAASFFSFQVSQDASPGSLLDKLVSSVSDLPQRLDSRKRMSPEQFTEIMEQREHFFHKVNFSPPGDINSLFPGTWYLERIDELFRRKYARRSL, via the exons ATGCAGCGATTATTGACGCCGGTGAAgaaggtcttgcaggtaaagcgAGTGATACATGAAGCCTCGCTCATGCCTGCTCGCCTGCTCCTAGCAGCTCACCAAAA GTTTTCTACAGTTCCTGCTGCTCCTTTGGCCAAAAGGGATACTTGGCCAAAGGATGTGGGCATCGTTGCTCTGGAAGTCTATTTCCCAGCCCAGTATGTGGATCAAACTGACTTGGAGAAGTATAACAAAGTGGAAGCAGGGAAATACACAGTGGGATTGGGCCAGACAAGGATGGGCTTCTGCTCAGTCCAAGAGGACATCAACTCATTGTGTCTGACAGTAGTCCAGCGGCTGATGGAGCGCATCCAGCTCCCATGGGATGCTATAGGCCGGCTAGAGGTGGGCACGGAAACCATCATAGACAAGTCCAAAGCTGTGAAAACAGTGCTCATGGAACTCTTCCAGGATTCTGGCAATACTGACATTGAAGGTATAGATACTACCAATGCTTGCTACGGTGGCACTGCTTCTCTCTTCAATGCTGCCAACTGGATGGAATCAAGTTCCTGGGACG GTCGCTATGCCTTGGTGGTCTGTGGTGATATCGCAGTCTATCCCAATGGTACCGCTCGTCCCACAGGTGGTGCAGGAGCTGTGGCTATGTTGATTGGGCCCGAGGCTCCTCTGGCCCTTGAGAGAG GGCTTAGAGGAACTCACATGGAGAATGTGTATGACTTCTACAAACCAGATGGGAGTACAGAATACCCAATGCTCGATGGGAAGCTTTCCATGCATTGCTACTCAAAGGCCTTGGACCGATGTTACGCATATTACCGCCAGAAAATTCAGAAACAGTGGAAGCAAG CTGGCATCGATCGACCTTTCACCCTTGATGATTTACAGTTTATGATCTTTCACACACCCTTCTGCAAAATGGTCCAAAAATCCCTGGCTCGCCTAATGCTCAATGACTTCCTGTCAGCCAGCAGTGACAATCAGGCCAGCCGCTATAAGGGGTTGGAGGCCTTCAG GGGGCTCAAAATAGAGGACACCTACACCAACAGGGACCTGGAGAAAGTATTAGCAAAGGTCTCTTTGGACACATTCAACAAGAAAACGAAGGCTTCTCTTTACCTGTCCACGAACAATGGGAATATGTACACCTCATCTCTGTATGGTTGTCTAGCTTCTCTTCTGTCCCA ACATTCTGCCAAAGAGTTGGCTGGTTCCAGGATTGGTGCCTTCTCTTACGGCTCTGGTTTGGCAGCAAGTTTTTTTTCATTCCAAGTGTCCCAGGATGCTTCTCCAG GCTCCCTCTTGGATAAGCTAGTGTCTAGTGTATCAGACCTACCACAACGACTGGACTCCCGGAAGCGTATGTCTCCTGAACAATTCACAGAAATAATGGAGCAAAGGGAACATTTTTTCCACAAGG TGAATTTTTCTCCACCTGGTGACATAAACAGCCTTTTCCCAGGCACTTGGTATTTGGAGAGAATAGATGAGCTATTTCGCCGAAAATATGCCCGGCGTTCTCTCTAA